A region from the Plutella xylostella chromosome 6, ilPluXylo3.1, whole genome shotgun sequence genome encodes:
- the LOC125488662 gene encoding uncharacterized protein LOC125488662 — protein MIPGQDPTPDNIPEIRKTAIIDRELLRLRVDIAGLQETRLSDEGSLREENYTFFWKGRHESQRRDYGVGFAVHNKLLACMEPPTYTSERLMSMRLITSTGPVTLVSAYAPTLASKSDVIDSFYDELRLLMESIRSSDKIIVLGDFNARIGSNSTDWSDCIGAHGIGNMNDNGQRLLEFCTSHGLCATNTFFQNKVAHKVSWRHPRSGHWHQIDFVLYRRRDLRDIHNTRTYHSAICDTDHSLVLSKMKLLPQKIYSERPKRKLRAPLDITGLSDVATRSQFSAVVQGKLSVETLQGSQSLESAWTNFRDTVMKTAEETLGRKVRKQTDWFAEYKQVLHPLIEEKRSAYTDYLNNPSDAHCEIRYKRAKANLQRISRECANSYWTKLCMKIQQCHDVGNYRGMYQNIKVAIGPTIRKRAAIKDLNGEPITDKNQQLERWAQHYTDLYAEPISISASALESLEVFPVALDLDEKPSFEELHKAILGLKLGKSVGRDEIPAELLRTGYVSSLLFVLILRCWDEKAIPKDMRDANIVTLYKGKGDRGDCNNYRGISLLSIAGKAFAKVVLKRLESLADRVYPGTQCGFRAGRSTTDMIFTLRQVQEKCREQRMPLFTAFVDLQKAFDTVSREGLYRVLEHIGCPPTLLAIIKSFHDGMCGTVVFDGEESGPFNVNRGVRQGCVLAPTLFGIFFSVLLLVAFKNCDVGVHLHTRKDGRLFNINLLRSKRNRLDLLARELLYADDAALVANTEGGLQELITKFNSACKLFGMTVNSRKTVVMVQGTDYMPQIMLGEDTLQIVDDFCYLGSTTTNKLCNNKEINTRIGRAATNFGKLHARVWRNNKLNISTKVLVYKTCVLSILLYASETWTTYSMHERRLNAFHMRCLRAILDVTWKDRMSNERVLDITRTCSITATLKQRRLRWLGHVLRMDPDRLPRAVMLGQIADAKRPVGRPMLRFKDSCKRDMLSFGINPNTWETAAIARAEWRGLLYDGVAHHDEAWLDGLRQKRLRAVQEPSADSRYTCDLCGRRCRAAIGLYSHRKRCAQTSSHRMD, from the coding sequence ATGATACCCGGTCAAGACCCTACTCCTGACAATATACCAGAAATTAGGAAAACAGCTATCATCGATAGAGAACTCTTAAGACTCCGGGTTGACATAGCTGGACTCCAGGAAACTCGCCTCTCTGACGAAGGAAGCCTACGAgaagaaaattacacctttTTCTGGAAGGGGAGACACGAGAGCCAGCGCCGCGACTATGGTGTTGGTTTTGCTGTGCACAATAAACTTCTTGCCTGCATGGAACCCCCTACTTACACTTCGGAACGTCTGATGTCCATGCGATTGATTACCTCAACTGGTCCGGTCACGTTGGTTTCTGCGTATGCTCCTACACTGGCTTCCAAATCTGACGTCATAGACAGCTTTTATGATGAACTACGTCTATTAATGGAGTCTATACGAAGTTCGGACAAAATAATTGTGCTCGGTGATTTCAACGCTAGAATTGGGAGCAATTCAACAGATTGGTCTGATTGCATTGGAGCACACGGCATCGGGAATATGAATGATAACGGGCAACGTCTGCTCGAGTTCTGCACCTCCCATGGCCTGTGCGCCACTAACACATTTTTCCAAAATAAGGTAGCTCATAAGGTTTCATGGAGACATCCCAGATCGGGGCATTGGCACCAAATCGATTTCGTCCTATACAGAAGGCGTGATTTGCGTGATATTCACAACACTCGAACGTATCACAGTGCAATATGCGACACTGATCATTCTTTGGTGCTGTCCAAAATGAAACTTCTGCCTCAGAAAATATACTCGGAAAGACCAAAACGCAAATTAAGAGCCCCACTTGATATAACAGGCTTATCTGATGTAGCGACTAGGAGCCAGTTTTCCGCAGTTGTTCAGGGTAAGCTGAGCGTTGAAACGCTACAAGGCTCCCAAAGTCTTGAATCCGCTTGGACGAACTTTAGAGATACAGTCATGAAGACAGCTGAAGAGACTCTCGGGAGAAAGGTCCGCAAACAAACAGATTGGTTTGCCGAATATAAGCAAGTCTTACACCCCCTTATAGAGGAGAAAAGAAGTGCATACACAGATTACCTGAATAACCCATCTGACGCACACTGCGAAATCAGGTATAAGAGGGCAAAAGCAAATTTACAACGCATCTCTCGTGAGTGTGCGAACTCCTACTGGACAAAATTATGCATGAAAATCCAACAATGCCATGACGTAGGAAACTATAGGGGGATGTATCAAAATATCAAGGTAGCAATCGGCCCCACCATCAGAAAGCGTGCTGCCATAAAGGACCTAAATGGCGAACCAATCACGGACAAAAACCAACAGTTGGAAAGATGGGCACAACATTATACTGATCTGTACGCTGAACCTATCTCAATCAGCGCTTCGGCTCTAGAATCCCTTGAAGTCTTCCCAGTAGCACTCGATCTAGATGAAAAGCCTTCGTTTGAAGAGCTACATAAGGCTATCTTGGGTTTAAAATTAGGGAAAAGCGTCGGACGTGATGAGATACCAGCAGAACTTCTTCGTACTGGTTATGTGTCTTCGCTACTCTTTGTGTTGATTCTGCGCTGCTGGGATGAGAAAGCAATACCCAAAGATATGAGAGATGCCAATATTGTTACATTGTACAAAGGAAAGGGAGACAGAGGGGACTGCAACAATTATAGAGGAATATCACTCCTGAGCATCGCTGGCAAGGCCTTCGCAAAAGTGGTTCTGAAAAGGCTAGAATCACTTGCTGATCGAGTATACCCAGGAACACAATGCGGTTTTAGAGCTGGCAGATCTACAACGGACATGATATTCACCTTACGACAGGTACAGGAAAAATGCAGAGAACAACGTATGCCCCTCTTTACAGCATTCGTTGACCTACAGAAGGCCTTTGATACGGTCAGTCGCGAAGGGCTCTACCGTGTACTTGAACACATTGGCTGTCCACCTACTCTCTTAGCCATCATTAAATCCTTCCACGATGGCATGTGTGGTACAGTCGTCTTTGACGGTGAAGAATCGGGCCCTTTTAATGTTAATAGGGGAGTAAGACAAGGGTGCGTTCTAGCTCCGACCCTGTTTGGCATCTTCTTTTCTGTTCTTCTCTTGGTGGCCTTTAAAAACTGTGACGTCGGAGTTCACCTGCACACAAGGAAAGATGGACGACTTTTTAACATCAACCTGTTGAGATCGAAAAGGAACAGGTTGGATTTGttggccagagagctcctgtATGCTGATGATGCTGCACTGGTCGCAAATACGGAAGGTGGCCTTCAAGAATTAATAACCAAATTTAATAGCGCATGCAAGCTTTTTGGTATGACAGTGAACAGTAGGAAGACCGTCGTTATGGTTCAGGGAACGGACTATATGCCTCAGATAATGCTTGGTGAGGACACCCTTCAAATCGTGGACGACTTTTGCTATCTCGGTTCCACTACCACCAACAAATTGTGCAATAACAAAGAGATTAACACCAGAATAGGCAGAGCTGCGACCAACTTCGGAAAGCTTCATGCTCGTGTATGGAgaaataacaagctgaatATCTCTACCAAGGTCTTAGTCTACAAAACATGCGTCCTGAGTATTCTCTTGTATGCATCTGAAACGTGGACAACCTACTCGATGCACGAACGCCGTCTAAATGCTTTCCACATGCGATGCCTTCGCGCAATACTAGATGTCACTTGGAAAGACCGGATGTCCAACGAAAGAGTTCTCGACATAACTCGCACCTGTAGTATCACTGCTACACTGAAACAACGAAGGTTGCGATGGCTGGGCCATGTTTTACGTATGGACCCAGATAGACTTCCTCGCGCGGTGATGCTGGGCCAAATCGCAGACGCCAAAAGACCAGTAGGTCGCCCGATGCTCCGTTTTAAGGATTCCTGCAAACGTGACATGTTATCCTTTGGCATTAACCCGAACACCTGGGAAACGGCAGCCATCGCAAGAGCGGAATGGCGAGGCCTTCTGTATGATGGAGTAGCTCACCACGACGAAGCCTGGCTCGATGGCTTGAGGCAGAAAAGACTTCGTGCAGTTCAAGAACCGTCTGCAGACTCACGCTACACTTGCGATCTCTGTGGCAGAAGGTGTCGAGCTGCAATCGGACTCTACAGCCATAGAAAAAGATGCGCACAAACCTCTTCCCATCGAATGGATTGA